The sequence below is a genomic window from Pelagibaculum spongiae.
CTGATTGGCTGCCAGCACCTCGATAGCTGTTTGCTGTGCATACTCAGAAGCAGCATGAGTATCCATCCCCAGAAACAACGGGCCACCGATCTTATTTGCCGCTCGGTACTCACAAACCGCCTGAACAATCGCTAAAATATGTGCCTGGTTAAAGCTGCTATAAAGCGGGTTTCCTCGATGGCCAGAGGTTCCGAAATTGACCAAATGCTCAGGATTATCAGCATGAACTGCTTTGCTAGAGTATGCGGCTTTCAGTGCATTAACATCGATCAAATCTTCTGGCTGTGCAGGAAGCCCAGCTCTTGGGTGAGTCATACATATACTCCAGTAAGCAATTCAATATATCGCCCCTCAATCGCCGAAGCCGAGGCAAATGCCAAGCAATGCAGTACTCAACCACCAAGCGGTTCGATCACATTCTGGCTGGCAGCACTAGTAGATACTGCAAAAAAACATATTATGATGTTATGCCTTTATTACTGCAATGACCCACATTCAAGTAAGCAAGTACCCTGATACTGGCGTACCTAACAAGCCCTGAGCACCTGTTAAGATAAAACAATCGGTGCGCACTTCGTGTTTACTTATCGCGACACCTCTGAAGTTAATTATTAAATATCACAGTTTTAATAATTTACTTATGGTGCCCACCGCAATCACAACCACAATTTTCACTGGCATCTTTAATCGGTAACACCCCGGCTGCAATGGCACGTGCCGCTTGCTCAGGGTCTTGTAAAGTTGTCGCTACTGCTTGAATATTTCGCTTGGCCATTTTATTAACAAAGCCTTTTCCCATGCCACCGGCAATCAGCATATCAACCTGGTCTAACGGGTGTGCAGAATCATGAGAAAAACCATGAAATGCTTGCTCTTTAGATAATTCCAGCAATTGTTGGCCAACAATTGCCTTATTTTCAATATCAAACAGCCAGAACTTTCGACAACGTCCGGCATGGTCGGTAATACTTTTTTTGTTCTGACTGGCAATTGCAATTTTCATTTCGCGCTCCTTTAATTCTCATTTAACTCGTAACTAAACGTCGAATTAAATGAGAATAAAAAATACCTCTTTAAGAAACCTTAAAGTTTTAAAGTTTCATTAATTGAATCTGAGTTCAATAAGCAAATGCTAATCAATCTCAAGTCGATTCACTATGAGGTGGCGCAAATTCTAAGTAATATAAAAAGAATAAATTGTGCAAGAAAACCTAACTAAAAACAGGTTGTTCTCACTATTTGCTTTTGCTTTTTCTTGCGGCTTTAAGCGGCAAAGTATCTGACAGATAACACTGTGCAGCGATTCTTGGACCCGTTAACGAAGTCGCTAATGCTTTAATTTCACGCTTGGCCATTTTGGCAACAAAGCCTTCACCAACACCTGAAGCAATTAATACTGAAACACCATCCAAAGGATGAGGTTGGTCCTGCTCAGCAACACTTAACAGTTGATCTTCAGTTAACTCAATGATCTTTTCTGACATGATTTTTCTGTTTTCAACGGTGAAAACAATAAATTTTGGGCATCGACCTGGCTGGCCAGTAACGATTTGTCCATTGAGACTAGAGATTGCAATTTTCACTTTATTCGCCTTGATGAGATTTAATGTTAAATAACTTTATAAAAAGTCAGCATACATTCCATCCTTGGAAATATTCGAACCAGCATCCTGCTTCCTTCGATATACATTCCATCCTTGGAAATATCCGCACCAGCATCCATGCTTCTTTGCGGCATACATTCCATCCTTGGAAATATTCGAACCAGCATCCTGCTTCCTTCGATATACATTCCATCCTTGGAAATATCCGCACCAGCATCCATGCTTCTTTGCGGTATACATTCCATCCTTGGAAATAAAAACGCCACCCGATTCAGGTGGCGATTTATATGACATTTTGAAAAATTAAGCTTCGATATCAATCAGCTCAACATCAAAAATCAGTGTTTCGTATGGGCCAATGGCTCCACCAGCACCCTGAGCGCCATACGCCAGGTTGTGCGGTACATACAAACGCCACTTAGAACCAACAGGCATTAATTGCAGCGCTTCAGTCCAACCGGCAATAACGCGGTTAACTGGGAAGGTCGCTGGCTCACCACGTTCAACTGAGCTGTCAAATACCTGACCATTCAGTAAAGAACCATGGTAGTGAACCTTAACAGTCGCTTCTGCCGTTGGCTTTTCACCCGTGCCTTCAGACTGAACTTCATACTGCAAGCCAGACTCAGTAGTGATAATGCCTTCGCGCTGGCCGTTCTCAACCAAGAACTTCTCACCTTCGCCCACTTTAGCTGCCGCTTCAGTTTTCTGCTTAGCTTCAATACGCTGGTGAATTTCTTCAAAAGCTTCTTGCATTTTTT
It includes:
- a CDS encoding NifB/NifX family molybdenum-iron cluster-binding protein → MKIAISSLNGQIVTGQPGRCPKFIVFTVENRKIMSEKIIELTEDQLLSVAEQDQPHPLDGVSVLIASGVGEGFVAKMAKREIKALATSLTGPRIAAQCYLSDTLPLKAARKSKSK
- a CDS encoding NifB/NifX family molybdenum-iron cluster-binding protein; its protein translation is MKIAIASQNKKSITDHAGRCRKFWLFDIENKAIVGQQLLELSKEQAFHGFSHDSAHPLDQVDMLIAGGMGKGFVNKMAKRNIQAVATTLQDPEQAARAIAAGVLPIKDASENCGCDCGGHHK
- a CDS encoding FKBP-type peptidyl-prolyl cis-trans isomerase, whose protein sequence is MSEYNTVEERVSYGIGRQVGDQLADNPIEGLSIDAVLSGLADRLNDVESPVAPEKMQEAFEEIHQRIEAKQKTEAAAKVGEGEKFLVENGQREGIITTESGLQYEVQSEGTGEKPTAEATVKVHYHGSLLNGQVFDSSVERGEPATFPVNRVIAGWTEALQLMPVGSKWRLYVPHNLAYGAQGAGGAIGPYETLIFDVELIDIEA